The Roseococcus microcysteis genome contains a region encoding:
- a CDS encoding ABC transporter substrate-binding protein encodes MADKDLSRRALLGAGATAFAAGTLSAPAVFAQPTTTLRCGFWDHWVPAGNGAIRELCAEWGQQNRVNVQVDFITSVGNQNLLTIAAQAQSRSGHDLLSFPTWEPAAKADLLEPVDDVMGRLIGKYGPVNDAAEYLGKIRGTWRAIPAVSGTQMKPACVRFDLLEQHAGIDIRAMWPAENRRGPGADSWNWDTFLAAAEKCHAAGVPFGMPMGSFTDAVDTTGAILASFGASMMDARGNVTVRGNAKLKTAVEYLVRLSRFLPNDVWAWDDGANNRALISGRSALIFNPPSAWAVAKRDAPQVAEKCWTVPMPAGPEGRFVPYLPYFWGIWAFSRNKGPAKQLLEFLSERSSAEKQTNTSNGYDIPPFSSMSDFAVWATEGPPVGTVYNYPLREHHNARASVAQAPAPAEFAVQAYQQALNTKVVARVNQGGETVDQALAWLERELNTIRRGG; translated from the coding sequence ATGGCAGACAAGGATCTGTCGCGCCGAGCCCTGTTGGGCGCGGGTGCGACCGCTTTTGCCGCGGGCACGCTCTCAGCGCCCGCCGTCTTCGCCCAGCCCACCACCACGCTGCGCTGCGGCTTCTGGGACCATTGGGTCCCGGCCGGCAATGGCGCCATCCGTGAGCTCTGCGCCGAATGGGGCCAGCAGAACCGCGTGAATGTGCAGGTGGACTTCATCACCTCGGTCGGCAACCAGAACCTGCTGACCATCGCGGCCCAGGCGCAGAGCCGCTCGGGGCATGACCTGCTCTCCTTCCCGACCTGGGAGCCCGCCGCGAAGGCGGACCTGCTGGAGCCGGTGGACGACGTGATGGGCCGCCTCATCGGCAAATACGGGCCGGTGAACGACGCGGCGGAATATCTGGGCAAGATCCGCGGCACCTGGCGCGCCATCCCGGCCGTCTCGGGCACGCAGATGAAGCCCGCCTGCGTCCGCTTCGACCTGCTGGAGCAGCATGCCGGCATCGACATCCGCGCCATGTGGCCGGCCGAGAACCGCCGCGGCCCGGGCGCCGACAGCTGGAACTGGGACACCTTCCTGGCGGCGGCGGAGAAATGCCACGCCGCCGGCGTGCCCTTCGGCATGCCCATGGGCAGCTTCACCGACGCGGTGGACACCACCGGCGCCATCCTCGCCTCCTTCGGCGCCTCGATGATGGATGCCCGCGGCAATGTGACCGTGCGCGGCAATGCGAAGCTGAAGACGGCGGTGGAATACCTGGTGCGCCTCTCGCGCTTCCTGCCCAACGATGTCTGGGCCTGGGATGACGGGGCGAACAACCGCGCGCTGATCTCGGGCCGCTCGGCGCTGATCTTCAACCCGCCCTCGGCCTGGGCGGTGGCGAAGCGCGACGCGCCGCAGGTGGCCGAGAAGTGCTGGACCGTGCCGATGCCGGCGGGGCCCGAGGGCCGCTTCGTGCCCTACCTGCCCTATTTCTGGGGCATCTGGGCCTTCAGCCGCAACAAGGGCCCGGCGAAGCAGCTGCTGGAATTCCTGAGCGAGCGGTCCTCGGCCGAGAAGCAGACCAACACCTCGAACGGCTATGACATCCCGCCCTTCAGCAGCATGAGCGACTTCGCGGTCTGGGCGACTGAGGGCCCGCCGGTGGGCACCGTCTACAACTACCCGCTGCGCGAGCACCACAACGCCCGCGCCAGCGTGGCCCAGGCGCCGGCACCCGCCGAATTCGCGGTGCAGGCCTACCAGCAGGCGCTGAACACCAAGGTCGTCGCCCGCGTGAACCAGGGCGGGGAGACGGTGGACCAGGCCCTGGCCTGGCTGGAGCGCGAGCTGAACACCATCCGCCGCGGCGGCTGA
- a CDS encoding NAD(P)/FAD-dependent oxidoreductase produces MSTLFSDALVIGAGIAGATAGAHLVATHRVALLEAEEVAGYHTTGRSAAIWILNYGSADARILTGASRAFFESPPEGFADAPLATTRAILNLADAAQLPHLEETLAEGIGLERLSVEEARALVPAIRTDYAVAATIERDAFDIDVAALHQGFLRQIKAAGGVLALRHRAGRIWRANGLWHAEATSGEVHAAPVLVNAAGAWGDVVARLAEVTPIGLQPKRRTALIVDPGQYDSTHWPLVGDVGHSWYVRPEARRKLMVSPADETDAEPGDAQPDELDVAIAVDRMQQALDIPVHRVEHRWAGLRTFTPDRGLAIGQGAAPGFFWLCGQGGYGIQTAPAAGRLLAHLVRGTEPEPDIKGAIRPTDPRRFA; encoded by the coding sequence ATGAGCACCCTGTTTTCCGACGCGCTGGTCATCGGCGCGGGCATCGCCGGCGCGACCGCCGGCGCGCATCTCGTCGCCACCCATCGCGTGGCCCTGCTGGAGGCCGAGGAGGTGGCGGGCTACCACACCACCGGGCGCTCCGCCGCCATCTGGATCCTGAACTATGGCAGCGCCGATGCGCGCATCCTGACCGGCGCGTCGCGCGCCTTCTTCGAAAGCCCGCCTGAAGGCTTCGCCGACGCCCCGCTGGCCACGACCCGCGCCATCCTGAACCTGGCCGATGCCGCGCAGCTTCCCCACCTGGAGGAGACGCTGGCCGAGGGCATCGGCCTCGAACGGCTGAGCGTGGAGGAGGCGCGCGCCCTCGTCCCCGCCATCCGCACCGACTATGCCGTCGCCGCCACCATCGAGCGCGACGCCTTCGACATTGACGTGGCCGCGCTGCACCAGGGTTTCCTGCGGCAGATCAAGGCGGCGGGGGGCGTGCTGGCGCTGCGCCACCGCGCGGGGCGCATCTGGCGCGCCAACGGTCTCTGGCACGCGGAGGCGACCTCGGGCGAAGTCCACGCCGCCCCCGTTCTGGTCAACGCCGCCGGCGCCTGGGGCGATGTGGTGGCGCGCCTGGCCGAGGTCACGCCCATCGGCCTGCAGCCCAAGCGCCGCACCGCGCTGATCGTGGACCCGGGCCAATACGACAGCACGCATTGGCCGCTGGTCGGTGATGTGGGCCACAGCTGGTATGTGCGGCCCGAGGCCCGTCGCAAGCTGATGGTCAGCCCCGCCGACGAGACCGATGCCGAGCCCGGCGACGCCCAGCCGGATGAGCTCGACGTCGCCATCGCCGTGGACCGGATGCAGCAGGCGCTGGACATTCCCGTGCACCGCGTGGAGCACCGCTGGGCGGGGCTGCGCACCTTCACGCCGGACCGTGGCCTCGCCATCGGGCAGGGGGCGGCGCCGGGCTTCTTCTGGCTGTGCGGGCAGGGGGGGTATGGCATCCAGACCGCGCCCGCCGCGGGCCGCCTCCTGGCCCATCTGGTGCGCGGCACCGAGCCCGAACCCGACATCAAGGGGGCCATCCGCCCCACCGACCCGAGGCGCTTCGCATGA
- a CDS encoding threonine ammonia-lyase, whose product MTEFSDVQDAAARLAGRIRRTPMLRHRALDEAAGGAVLVKPEPLQITASFKLRGATNAALQLPPGARGVVTHSSGNHGQATAAAAHALGLRALIAMPEDAAQVKVDATRAWGADIHRFDRHGTDREAMVEELAQRHGLHVIPPYDHPHVIAGQGTAMLELIEDARAAGLVPEQFAICTGGGGLLAGSALSISALCPEARIFAVEPEGWDDTTRSLRAGQRLPNDLRGTNYCDALLAKEPGVLTFAINQRLVAGGLVVSEAEVRAAMRFAFTHLKLVVEPGGAVALAAVLAGKLPTQGRVTAIILSGGNVDPGVFTEALAA is encoded by the coding sequence ATGACCGAATTCTCCGATGTGCAGGACGCCGCCGCGCGCCTCGCGGGCCGCATCCGCCGCACGCCCATGCTGCGCCACCGCGCGCTGGACGAAGCCGCCGGCGGCGCGGTGCTGGTGAAGCCCGAACCCTTGCAGATCACGGCCAGCTTCAAGCTGCGCGGCGCCACCAATGCCGCGCTGCAATTGCCGCCGGGGGCGCGTGGCGTGGTGACGCATTCCTCCGGCAATCACGGCCAAGCGACGGCGGCGGCGGCGCATGCGCTGGGCCTGCGCGCGCTGATCGCGATGCCCGAGGACGCCGCGCAGGTGAAAGTGGATGCCACGCGCGCCTGGGGTGCGGACATCCATCGCTTCGACCGCCACGGCACGGACCGCGAGGCGATGGTGGAGGAATTGGCGCAGCGTCACGGCCTGCACGTCATCCCGCCCTATGACCATCCGCATGTCATCGCGGGCCAGGGCACGGCCATGCTGGAACTGATCGAGGATGCGCGGGCGGCGGGGCTGGTGCCCGAGCAATTCGCCATCTGCACGGGCGGCGGCGGGCTGCTGGCGGGCAGCGCGCTGTCCATTTCCGCGCTGTGCCCGGAGGCGCGCATCTTCGCGGTGGAGCCGGAGGGGTGGGACGACACCACGCGCTCCCTCCGCGCGGGCCAGCGCCTGCCCAATGATCTGCGCGGCACGAATTATTGCGACGCGCTGCTGGCGAAGGAGCCGGGGGTGCTGACCTTCGCCATCAACCAGCGCCTCGTCGCCGGCGGGCTGGTGGTGAGCGAGGCCGAGGTGCGCGCCGCCATGCGCTTCGCCTTCACCCATCTGAAGCTGGTGGTGGAGCCGGGCGGCGCGGTGGCGCTGGCCGCCGTGCTGGCCGGGAAGCTGCCGACCCAGGGCCGGGTTACGGCCATCATTCTCAGCGGCGGCAATGTGGACCCGGGCGTCTTCACGGAGGCCCTGGCGGCATGA
- a CDS encoding mandelate racemase/muconate lactonizing enzyme family protein, translated as MSMRIAALDFLGVAVTPKTNWCFLLLRTEGGLTGLGECTLSGQEALLAAEAARLGAEVTGQDALARNRLARLLPHAPGGLVAHTVLSAFEQAQWDVAAQAAGAPIHALLGGALRPRIPLYANINRGVSPRTPEGFAAAARRALDAGFSAVKLAPFDPIVWEDAEGWRVGYAQGIARIAAVREAIGRDVALMVDAHWRFSPGGAASLIRDVAPLDLFWLECLVAEANHAEIRRLRSMANDRGMRLAGAETLSGLAAYRPLVEGGLYDVLMPDMKHCGGHEEMRRIAALALTAGVEIAPHNPTGPVCHAHSLHACATLPNLLPLEVQFGETERFFSLCGGASLRFDSGAAAVPQAPGLGVALDEEGARATPWVAQRMPWLDPRLG; from the coding sequence ATGAGCATGCGTATCGCCGCGCTGGACTTCCTGGGCGTGGCGGTGACGCCCAAGACCAATTGGTGCTTCCTGCTGCTGCGGACGGAGGGCGGGCTGACCGGCCTCGGCGAATGCACGCTCTCGGGCCAGGAGGCCCTGCTGGCGGCGGAGGCCGCGCGGCTGGGTGCCGAGGTCACGGGGCAGGACGCGCTGGCGCGCAACCGCCTGGCGCGGCTGCTGCCGCATGCGCCGGGCGGGCTGGTCGCGCACACGGTGCTGTCCGCCTTCGAGCAGGCGCAGTGGGATGTGGCGGCGCAGGCGGCGGGCGCGCCAATCCATGCGCTGCTGGGCGGCGCGCTGCGGCCGCGCATTCCGCTCTACGCCAACATCAACCGCGGCGTGTCGCCCCGCACGCCCGAGGGCTTCGCCGCCGCCGCGCGGCGTGCGCTGGATGCGGGCTTCAGCGCGGTGAAGCTGGCGCCCTTCGACCCGATTGTCTGGGAAGATGCGGAGGGCTGGCGCGTGGGCTACGCGCAAGGCATCGCGCGCATCGCCGCCGTGCGCGAGGCCATCGGCCGCGATGTGGCGCTGATGGTGGACGCGCATTGGCGCTTCTCGCCCGGGGGCGCGGCGTCGCTGATCCGCGACGTGGCGCCGCTCGACCTGTTCTGGTTGGAATGCCTGGTGGCCGAGGCCAACCACGCCGAAATCCGCCGCCTGCGGAGCATGGCCAATGACCGCGGCATGCGGCTGGCCGGCGCCGAGACGCTGTCGGGCCTGGCCGCCTATCGGCCGCTGGTGGAGGGCGGCCTCTATGACGTGCTGATGCCCGACATGAAGCATTGCGGCGGGCATGAGGAGATGCGGCGCATCGCCGCCCTCGCGCTCACGGCGGGCGTCGAGATCGCGCCGCACAACCCGACCGGCCCTGTCTGCCACGCGCATTCCCTGCACGCCTGCGCGACGCTGCCGAACCTGCTGCCGCTGGAGGTGCAGTTCGGCGAGACGGAGCGCTTCTTCAGCCTGTGTGGCGGTGCCTCGCTGCGCTTCGACAGCGGTGCGGCGGCGGTGCCGCAGGCGCCCGGCCTCGGCGTGGCGCTGGACGAGGAAGGGGCACGCGCCACGCCCTGGGTGGCGCAGCGCATGCCCTGGCTGGATCCGCGCCTAGGTTAG
- the aceA gene encoding isocitrate lyase: MRPTPTPNLAPDGGGGRDRDPGRFEGIRRDYTPADVVRLSGSFRTQHTLAEMGARRLWHLLRTEPFVNTLGALTGMQALQQVKAGLKAIYLSGWQVAADANSAGQMYPDQSLYPVDSVPGVVRRINNALRRADQIATMERLDGKADDATHHMAPIIADAEAGFGGALNAYELMRAMIEAGAAGVHFEDQLASEKKCGHLGGKVLVPISQHIRTLNAARLAADVEGVSTVLLCRTDAESAQLLTSDVDERDRPFISGERTPEGFFRIKPGMGKDYAIARSLAYAPYADLLWWETSDPDLQDARDFAEAIHRHFPGKMLAYNCSPSFNWQRKMGVEAAAKFQREIGAMGYKFQFVTLAGFHSLNLSMFKLARGYAERGMGAYSELQQAEFAAEAEGFTAVRHQREVGVSYFDAVAQAASGGTASTTAMKDSTEAAQFHHA, encoded by the coding sequence ATGCGCCCCACCCCCACCCCGAACCTCGCCCCCGATGGCGGCGGCGGCCGTGACCGCGACCCTGGCCGGTTCGAGGGTATCCGCCGCGACTACACGCCGGCCGATGTGGTGCGCCTCTCGGGCAGCTTCCGCACGCAGCACACGCTGGCGGAGATGGGCGCGCGGCGGCTGTGGCATCTGCTCCGCACCGAGCCCTTCGTGAACACGCTGGGCGCGCTGACGGGCATGCAGGCCTTGCAGCAGGTGAAGGCGGGGCTGAAGGCCATCTACCTCTCCGGCTGGCAGGTGGCCGCGGATGCGAACAGCGCGGGGCAGATGTACCCGGACCAGTCGCTCTATCCGGTGGACAGCGTGCCGGGCGTCGTGCGCCGCATCAACAACGCCCTGCGCCGCGCCGACCAGATCGCGACCATGGAACGTCTGGACGGCAAGGCCGATGACGCCACGCACCACATGGCCCCCATCATCGCCGATGCGGAAGCGGGCTTCGGCGGCGCGCTGAACGCCTATGAGCTGATGCGCGCAATGATCGAGGCCGGTGCCGCCGGCGTGCATTTCGAGGACCAGCTGGCGTCCGAGAAAAAGTGCGGCCATCTCGGCGGCAAGGTGCTGGTGCCGATCAGCCAGCACATCCGCACGCTGAACGCGGCGCGGCTGGCGGCGGATGTGGAGGGTGTCAGCACCGTGCTGCTCTGCCGCACCGATGCGGAGAGCGCGCAATTGCTCACCAGCGATGTGGACGAGCGCGACCGCCCCTTCATCAGCGGCGAGCGCACGCCCGAGGGCTTCTTCCGCATCAAGCCCGGCATGGGCAAGGACTACGCCATCGCCCGCAGCCTGGCCTACGCCCCCTATGCCGACCTGCTGTGGTGGGAGACGAGCGACCCCGACCTGCAGGACGCGCGTGACTTCGCCGAGGCCATCCACAGGCACTTCCCCGGCAAGATGCTGGCCTACAACTGCTCGCCCAGCTTCAACTGGCAGCGGAAGATGGGTGTGGAAGCGGCGGCGAAGTTCCAGCGCGAGATCGGCGCCATGGGCTACAAATTCCAGTTCGTGACACTGGCCGGCTTCCACAGCCTGAACCTGTCCATGTTCAAGCTGGCCCGCGGCTATGCCGAGCGCGGCATGGGTGCCTACAGCGAATTGCAACAGGCCGAATTCGCGGCGGAAGCGGAAGGCTTCACCGCCGTGCGCCACCAGCGCGAGGTGGGTGTCAGCTACTTCGACGCCGTCGCCCAGGCCGCCAGCGGCGGCACCGCCAGCACCACCGCCATGAAGGACAGCACCGAGGCGGCCCAATTCCACCACGCCTGA
- a CDS encoding helix-turn-helix domain-containing protein has protein sequence MSRPLIGRTARRLRLEMGLTQQALAARLGISASYLNLIEHDQRAVTATVLIKLTEALGVDLAALSGHAERQLEAGLREVLSDPMLGLEVMPENEVQAIAASAPNAARGVLALYRAWRVAREDASGIALPSGRRLLLPNEEVRDFFHERGNHFARIETFTESLGAELQASPAEMNHAIAQRLRQKHNVTVTVTAMPEADRRYDPRTRELWLAESLPRESRGFRMAFQLMLLEARDAVDATLADTKPSTSEAEQLIRIGLLNYAAAALLMPYAPFLRAARELRHDVERLAARFGTSYEQVAQRLSTLQREGARGLPFFFLRADTAGNVTKRFSAAGFPFARFGGSCPKWIVHHAFATPGVTRVQAAELPDGAAFLCIARAMHGTSPRWGEPPPTHVVAIGCDITRTEEVVYADGLDLVTARVGIGLSCRLCDRADCRSRAFPPLEHRLRLDANEDSASPWRFDRKDAPR, from the coding sequence ATGTCCCGCCCGCTGATCGGCCGCACGGCCCGCCGCCTCCGCCTGGAGATGGGCCTCACCCAGCAGGCGCTGGCCGCGCGGCTGGGCATCTCGGCCAGCTACCTGAACCTGATCGAGCACGACCAGCGCGCCGTCACCGCCACCGTCCTCATCAAGCTGACCGAGGCGCTGGGCGTGGACCTGGCGGCCCTGTCCGGTCACGCCGAACGGCAGCTGGAAGCCGGGCTGCGCGAGGTGCTGTCCGACCCCATGCTGGGCCTGGAGGTGATGCCCGAGAACGAGGTCCAGGCCATCGCCGCAAGCGCCCCCAATGCGGCGCGCGGCGTGCTGGCGCTGTATCGCGCCTGGCGCGTGGCGCGCGAGGATGCGTCGGGCATCGCCCTGCCCTCCGGCCGCCGCCTGCTGCTGCCGAACGAGGAGGTGCGCGACTTCTTCCACGAACGCGGCAACCACTTCGCCCGCATCGAGACCTTCACCGAATCCCTCGGCGCCGAGTTGCAGGCGAGCCCGGCCGAGATGAACCACGCCATCGCCCAGCGCCTGCGGCAGAAGCACAACGTCACCGTCACCGTCACGGCCATGCCCGAGGCCGACCGCCGCTACGATCCGCGCACGCGCGAGCTCTGGCTGGCCGAATCCCTGCCCCGTGAATCGCGCGGCTTCCGCATGGCCTTCCAGCTGATGCTTCTGGAAGCGCGTGACGCCGTGGACGCCACCCTGGCCGACACCAAGCCCAGCACCAGCGAGGCCGAACAGCTCATCCGCATCGGCCTGCTGAACTACGCGGCGGCCGCCTTGCTCATGCCCTACGCGCCCTTCCTGCGCGCCGCGCGTGAGTTGCGGCACGATGTGGAACGCCTCGCCGCGCGCTTCGGCACCAGCTACGAACAGGTGGCGCAGCGCCTCTCCACCCTACAGCGCGAGGGCGCGCGCGGCCTGCCCTTCTTCTTCCTGCGCGCGGACACGGCGGGCAACGTCACGAAGCGCTTTTCCGCCGCCGGCTTCCCCTTCGCGCGCTTCGGCGGAAGCTGCCCGAAATGGATCGTCCACCACGCCTTCGCCACCCCTGGCGTCACGCGCGTGCAGGCGGCGGAGCTTCCGGATGGCGCGGCCTTCCTCTGCATCGCGCGCGCCATGCACGGCACCTCGCCACGCTGGGGCGAGCCTCCGCCCACCCATGTCGTCGCCATCGGCTGCGACATCACCAGGACAGAGGAGGTGGTCTATGCCGACGGCCTGGACCTGGTGACGGCGCGGGTGGGGATCGGGCTGTCCTGCCGGTTGTGCGACCGGGCCGATTGCCGCAGCCGCGCCTTTCCGCCATTGGAGCACCGCCTGCGCCTCGACGCGAATGAGGACAGCGCATCCCCCTGGCGCTTCGACCGCAAGGACGCCCCGCGTTGA
- a CDS encoding aspartate/glutamate racemase family protein, with protein MKLLLLNGNTDEAITQRLATAARGMCAHEITPVTAPFGARYIASRAAVAVAGHAVLEALAEHIGPDNAAGYDAALIACFGEPGLDAARELFPLPVLGMADASIRAALRLAPRVAVLTGGAAWVSMLEEFFLVRGLTREQVRVAAITPTGDMIARDPEGAAVLLAETARAEIANGAGAVLLGGAGLVGLDALLQPLLPVPVLCSLRAALDALPGSRAPRGGVAPSVGLSSALSRCLAG; from the coding sequence TTGAAACTGCTGCTGCTGAACGGCAACACGGATGAGGCCATCACCCAGCGCCTCGCCACCGCCGCGCGCGGGATGTGCGCGCATGAGATCACGCCCGTCACCGCCCCCTTCGGCGCGCGCTACATCGCGAGCCGCGCCGCCGTCGCCGTGGCGGGGCACGCGGTGCTGGAGGCGCTGGCCGAACACATCGGCCCCGACAACGCAGCCGGCTACGACGCCGCGCTGATCGCCTGCTTCGGCGAGCCGGGGCTGGACGCGGCGCGGGAGCTGTTCCCGCTGCCCGTGCTGGGCATGGCCGATGCCTCCATCCGCGCCGCCTTGCGCCTGGCCCCGCGCGTGGCGGTGCTGACCGGCGGCGCCGCCTGGGTGTCCATGCTGGAGGAATTCTTCCTGGTGCGCGGGCTGACGCGCGAACAGGTGCGCGTCGCCGCCATCACACCCACCGGCGACATGATCGCGCGCGACCCCGAAGGCGCGGCCGTGCTGCTGGCGGAGACGGCGCGCGCCGAGATCGCAAACGGTGCCGGCGCCGTGCTGCTGGGCGGCGCGGGGCTGGTCGGGCTCGACGCGCTTCTGCAACCGCTGCTGCCCGTGCCCGTGCTGTGCAGCCTGCGCGCCGCCCTTGATGCCCTGCCCGGCAGCCGCGCCCCACGCGGGGGCGTGGCGCCGAGTGTCGGCCTCTCGTCCGCCCTCAGTCGCTGTCTGGCCGGATGA
- a CDS encoding NAD(P)-dependent oxidoreductase — protein sequence MLTILEPEALYPDTALERGICGEGVRLLQGNAKKSLLELPDELCAEVDGLMTLRLAVPAEALAKFPKLKVVVRMGVGYDRVDRAECARRGIKVCNVPDYGTAEVADTAITMALALRRGMVLYHDAMRDNPPCPWGVLPNKIVRRFDVQCFGVLGLGRIGTAAALRAKALGFRVTFYDPHLPKGADRALGIARADSLHALMAQSDVLSIHCPLTRNTRGLVDAAALAALPENAVVINTARGPILDLDALEAGLRSGRIAGAGLDVLPVEPPVPEPPLLAAYRAREDWLRGRLVIMPHAAFHSPEAWDDIRLKGIETMRDVLLRGLDTNVIRPDSD from the coding sequence ATGCTCACCATTCTCGAACCCGAAGCCCTCTACCCCGACACCGCGCTGGAACGGGGCATCTGCGGCGAGGGCGTGCGCCTGCTGCAAGGCAATGCGAAAAAATCGCTGCTGGAACTCCCGGACGAACTCTGCGCCGAGGTGGACGGCCTCATGACCCTGCGCCTCGCCGTCCCCGCCGAGGCGCTGGCGAAATTCCCGAAGCTCAAGGTCGTGGTGCGCATGGGCGTGGGCTATGACCGCGTGGACCGCGCCGAATGCGCGCGCCGCGGCATCAAGGTCTGCAACGTGCCCGACTACGGCACGGCCGAGGTCGCGGACACCGCCATCACCATGGCGCTCGCGCTCCGGCGCGGCATGGTGCTCTACCACGACGCCATGCGCGACAACCCGCCCTGCCCCTGGGGCGTGCTGCCCAACAAGATCGTGCGGCGCTTCGACGTGCAGTGCTTCGGCGTGCTGGGGCTGGGGCGCATAGGCACGGCGGCGGCGCTGCGCGCCAAGGCGCTGGGCTTCCGCGTGACCTTCTATGACCCGCATCTGCCCAAGGGCGCCGACCGCGCGCTGGGCATCGCGCGGGCCGACAGCCTGCACGCGCTGATGGCGCAATCCGACGTGCTCTCCATCCATTGCCCGTTGACGCGGAACACGCGCGGCCTGGTGGATGCGGCGGCGCTGGCGGCGCTGCCGGAGAACGCGGTGGTGATCAACACCGCGCGTGGGCCGATCCTGGACCTCGACGCGCTGGAGGCCGGGCTGCGCTCGGGCCGCATCGCGGGCGCGGGGCTCGACGTGCTGCCGGTGGAACCGCCCGTGCCGGAACCGCCCCTGCTGGCGGCCTATCGCGCGCGGGAGGATTGGCTGCGCGGGCGCCTGGTCATCATGCCGCACGCCGCCTTCCACAGCCCGGAGGCCTGGGACGACATCCGCCTTAAGGGCATCGAGACCATGCGCGACGTGCTGCTGCGCGGCCTCGACACCAACGTCATCCGGCCAGACAGCGACTGA
- a CDS encoding GNAT family N-acetyltransferase, giving the protein MDALHIRQGEARDLPALVEIFNHYVAHGHVTFTTVPHTLESRTTWFATYGTGRHQLLVAEHAGAVVGCAYSSPYRPTPAFDTTVETSIYLHPERRGLGAGKRLYAALLERLAAQPVHLAVAGVALPNEASLALHRKMGFEEVGTFREYARKNGVWISSTWFQRRVGTA; this is encoded by the coding sequence ATGGACGCGCTCCACATCCGGCAAGGCGAGGCCCGGGACCTTCCGGCCCTGGTCGAGATCTTCAACCACTATGTCGCCCACGGGCATGTGACCTTCACGACCGTGCCGCACACGCTGGAATCCCGCACCACCTGGTTCGCGACCTATGGCACGGGCCGGCACCAGCTGCTGGTGGCGGAGCATGCGGGCGCGGTGGTGGGCTGCGCCTATAGCAGCCCCTATCGCCCCACCCCCGCCTTCGACACGACGGTGGAAACCAGCATCTACCTGCACCCGGAACGGCGCGGGCTGGGCGCGGGGAAGCGGCTCTACGCGGCGCTGCTGGAGCGGTTGGCGGCGCAGCCGGTGCATCTGGCGGTGGCGGGGGTGGCGCTGCCCAATGAGGCCTCGCTCGCGCTGCACCGGAAGATGGGGTTCGAGGAGGTCGGCACCTTCCGGGAATATGCGCGGAAGAACGGGGTGTGGATCAGTTCGACCTGGTTTCAGCGGCGGGTGGGGACGGCGTAG
- a CDS encoding DJ-1/PfpI family protein, whose translation MSQATKTAGLLLFPGLTQLDLTGPYEVLANLPGWKVEIVAKQAGPVRTAKGMVIHADQGFATAPQYDLFAIPGGPGTDDALTDAETVDFVRRQCEGAENVFGICTGSLLIGATGLLRGRRAGSHWAARHLLARFGAEVRDERMTKDGKFYTAGGVTSGIDMALRVVADIAGEDAAQQIQLQIEYDPEPPFRSGTPFTAPPHILARARAAGEARRPIREAAVEAAAARLASGTPG comes from the coding sequence ATGTCCCAAGCCACCAAGACCGCCGGCCTGCTGCTCTTCCCCGGCCTCACCCAGCTCGACCTCACCGGGCCCTATGAGGTGCTGGCGAACCTCCCCGGCTGGAAGGTCGAGATCGTGGCGAAGCAGGCGGGCCCCGTCCGCACCGCCAAGGGCATGGTCATCCACGCCGACCAGGGCTTCGCCACGGCGCCGCAATACGACCTCTTCGCCATCCCCGGCGGCCCCGGCACCGATGACGCGCTGACGGATGCGGAGACGGTGGATTTCGTCCGCCGCCAATGCGAGGGCGCGGAGAACGTCTTCGGCATCTGCACCGGCTCGCTGCTCATCGGCGCCACCGGGCTGCTGCGCGGCCGCCGCGCCGGCTCGCACTGGGCGGCGCGGCATCTGCTGGCCCGCTTCGGCGCCGAGGTGCGGGATGAGCGCATGACGAAGGACGGCAAGTTCTACACCGCCGGCGGCGTCACCTCCGGCATTGACATGGCGCTGCGCGTGGTGGCCGACATCGCGGGCGAGGACGCGGCGCAGCAGATCCAGCTCCAGATCGAATACGACCCCGAGCCGCCCTTCCGCAGCGGCACGCCCTTCACCGCACCCCCGCACATCCTCGCCCGCGCCCGCGCGGCGGGGGAGGCGCGGCGCCCCATCCGCGAGGCCGCGGTGGAGGCGGCGGCGGCGCGGCTGGCCTCCGGCACTCCTGGTTGA